A single Arcobacter sp. FWKO B DNA region contains:
- a CDS encoding AraC family transcriptional regulator, giving the protein MKKDTFDKRTKIANDIMFYIYTHIDTDIDIEELSFDLRISKFHMHRIFKEVFGRNIYESIKLIRLQKASNLLITNNLSTISNIANLCGYSSQTSFIKVFKNRFNMTPKEWRNGGYKVYSSQILEQSKKSMESNANFSHLEPTIVKMPIMHSYYVRNQGYDISIKKTWQKLYTWVLGNEFKNYKQIALYHDNPTITPLESCQYIACIVTDEPILLNSRLPKFIISDGVYAKFDLQGVYGDVLKFIHWVYHEWLPSSGFETTTKPSYSIYKKNHFLSDDNSFELSFYVPIRY; this is encoded by the coding sequence ATGTTTTATATCTATACACATATAGACACCGATATAGATATAGAAGAGTTAAGTTTTGATTTAAGAATTAGTAAATTTCATATGCATAGAATTTTTAAAGAAGTATTTGGTAGAAATATATATGAAAGTATCAAATTAATAAGACTTCAGAAAGCTTCAAATTTATTAATAACTAATAATCTATCGACCATATCTAATATTGCAAATTTATGTGGATATAGTTCTCAAACATCGTTTATCAAAGTCTTTAAAAATCGTTTTAATATGACTCCTAAAGAGTGGAGAAATGGAGGATATAAGGTATACTCTTCACAAATTTTAGAACAATCAAAAAAATCTATGGAGTCAAATGCTAATTTCTCACATTTAGAACCAACTATTGTAAAAATGCCAATAATGCATAGTTATTATGTTAGAAATCAAGGGTATGACATAAGTATTAAAAAAACTTGGCAAAAACTCTATACTTGGGTTTTGGGTAATGAGTTCAAGAATTATAAACAAATAGCTCTGTATCATGATAATCCTACAATCACTCCATTGGAGTCTTGCCAATATATAGCATGTATTGTTACTGATGAGCCAATTTTATTAAATAGTAGATTGCCAAAGTTTATTATTTCAGATGGAGTTTATGCAAAATTTGATTTGCAAGGTGTTTATGGAGATGTATTAAAGTTTATTCATTGGGTTTATCATGAATGGCTACCATCTAGTGGTTTTGAAACTACTACAAAGCCATCTTATAGTATTTACAAAAAGAACCATTTTCTATCGGATGATAATAGTTTTGAGTTAAGTTTTTATGTGCCAATAAGATACTAA
- a CDS encoding helix-turn-helix domain-containing protein translates to MNGGLRKLWYKTDKELVDKLGVSRHTVSAWNERKSLPKKI, encoded by the coding sequence TTGAATGGGGGATTAAGAAAGTTATGGTATAAAACAGATAAGGAATTAGTCGATAAATTAGGTGTTTCTAGGCATACTGTTAGTGCATGGAATGAAAGAAAATCACTTCCTAAGAAAATTTAG